Proteins encoded within one genomic window of Ferrimicrobium sp.:
- a CDS encoding ABC transporter permease, whose translation MTAITTTEPGANPADVDQRVGALRAAVTTFMANKLAVGSLVILLLIILFCFVGPVVYHTNQVSAQLLLENQPPSAAHILGTSPAGRDELGRLMLGGQSTIELGLAVGLLASAFGLVWGTISGFVGGMVDSVMMRIVDALLSIPFLFFVILLASIVRPTLWLIILVISGVSWLSTARLVRGETLSLKTRDYVVAAAGFGAPRWRLIARHIMPNVLGVLVVNGTLKVADAILTFAALGYLGLSIPPPATNWGEILAGGVNNIFDGYWWQLWPAAVLIVLTVLAVNVLGDALRDVVESRLAQR comes from the coding sequence ATGACGGCTATCACGACCACGGAGCCAGGTGCAAACCCTGCTGATGTCGACCAGCGGGTGGGCGCACTGCGTGCGGCCGTTACCACCTTCATGGCGAACAAGCTTGCGGTTGGGAGTCTCGTCATCTTACTACTCATCATCTTGTTCTGCTTTGTCGGCCCAGTTGTGTACCATACAAATCAGGTTTCCGCTCAGCTGCTGCTCGAAAATCAACCGCCTTCAGCTGCACACATCCTTGGAACGAGTCCCGCAGGTCGAGACGAACTCGGAAGACTGATGCTCGGTGGACAGAGCACCATCGAGCTAGGACTTGCCGTTGGACTCCTTGCCTCTGCCTTTGGCCTCGTATGGGGGACCATCAGTGGTTTTGTTGGCGGCATGGTCGACTCAGTGATGATGCGGATCGTCGACGCTCTGCTATCAATCCCCTTCCTCTTCTTTGTGATCCTGCTCGCCTCCATTGTTCGACCAACGCTGTGGTTGATCATTCTGGTCATCTCGGGAGTGAGCTGGCTCTCGACCGCCCGACTCGTACGCGGAGAGACGTTGAGCCTCAAAACACGCGACTACGTGGTGGCGGCAGCAGGTTTCGGAGCACCCCGATGGCGGCTCATCGCACGCCATATCATGCCAAATGTTCTCGGCGTGCTTGTGGTCAACGGAACGCTGAAGGTGGCTGATGCCATTCTCACTTTCGCCGCGCTGGGCTATCTCGGCCTCAGCATCCCACCACCCGCTACGAACTGGGGAGAGATCCTCGCCGGTGGCGTAAACAACATTTTTGATGGCTATTGGTGGCAGCTCTGGCCCGCGGCGGTCCTCATCGTCTTGACGGTTCTGGCCGTAAA
- a CDS encoding FAD-dependent oxidoreductase → MDSEREAIRALTGAHDGVYWLESEEAPSFGSPLGHHEDVDLVIVGAGFLGLWSAILAKERFPEWKVVVVEGGRVGFGASGRNGGFIDASLTHGLENGLGRWPDEMVELERLGGENLDAIADFVARHHIDCDLTLAGSIDVATEAWQLDGLEEYAQKARTFGHETEVLDRQAVQELVHSPRYEGGLLTRNRTALVNPAKLAWGLAEVASSLGVRIHEGTSVTGVSSAAGMVDVTTAQSGSLRSAKVILATNAFPSLLPGVRNFVIPVYDYVLMTEPLTSAQLDSVGWHGRQGLSDLGNLFHYYRLTNDNRILWGGYDAIYHYGSRMSSAYRLRTRTHLLLARHFFETFPMLEGVRFTHAWGGAIDTSTRFSMFFGSRHQGKIQYALGFTGLGVGATRFAAQVLCARLEPKESAFDHLGLVRTKPVPFPPEPLRSVVVAMTRRSLMQADANGGRRNFWLRTLDRFGVGFDS, encoded by the coding sequence ATGGACAGTGAACGGGAGGCCATTCGGGCACTGACCGGTGCGCACGATGGGGTGTACTGGCTTGAGTCAGAGGAGGCACCTAGCTTTGGTTCACCCCTTGGACACCATGAAGATGTCGATCTCGTCATCGTGGGGGCTGGTTTTCTTGGACTTTGGAGTGCGATCCTTGCCAAGGAGCGCTTTCCAGAATGGAAGGTGGTCGTCGTTGAAGGTGGCCGTGTGGGTTTCGGTGCCAGCGGTCGCAATGGGGGTTTTATCGATGCGAGTCTCACTCATGGTCTTGAAAATGGCTTAGGACGATGGCCGGATGAGATGGTCGAGCTGGAACGTCTCGGTGGGGAAAATCTGGATGCCATCGCTGACTTTGTCGCGCGGCATCACATCGACTGTGACCTCACCTTGGCTGGAAGTATTGATGTCGCCACTGAGGCTTGGCAGCTCGATGGGTTAGAGGAGTACGCGCAGAAGGCTCGCACCTTTGGCCATGAAACAGAGGTACTGGATCGCCAAGCGGTGCAGGAGCTGGTGCACTCGCCACGGTATGAGGGCGGGTTATTGACCAGGAATCGCACCGCCTTGGTCAATCCAGCAAAGTTGGCCTGGGGACTCGCCGAGGTCGCATCGTCCCTTGGCGTACGTATCCATGAAGGGACTTCTGTCACCGGGGTGAGTTCGGCAGCTGGAATGGTCGATGTGACCACCGCGCAGAGTGGGTCGCTGCGTTCTGCGAAGGTGATCCTTGCGACGAATGCCTTCCCCTCATTGCTGCCGGGTGTAAGAAATTTTGTCATTCCTGTCTACGACTATGTCCTCATGACGGAACCTTTGACGTCCGCGCAGTTAGATTCAGTGGGTTGGCATGGACGCCAAGGTCTTTCGGATCTTGGTAATCTCTTTCATTACTATCGTCTGACCAACGACAACCGTATTCTGTGGGGCGGTTATGATGCGATCTATCACTATGGATCCAGAATGAGTAGCGCATACCGGCTCCGTACCCGCACGCACCTGCTGCTCGCTCGTCATTTCTTTGAGACGTTTCCAATGCTAGAGGGGGTACGATTCACTCACGCATGGGGTGGTGCCATCGATACTTCCACCCGATTTTCGATGTTCTTTGGTTCTCGCCACCAAGGCAAAATTCAGTATGCTCTCGGCTTCACCGGATTAGGGGTAGGCGCTACCCGCTTTGCAGCCCAGGTACTGTGTGCACGACTGGAGCCAAAGGAGTCGGCATTTGATCATCTCGGTTTGGTGCGGACGAAGCCAGTACCGTTTCCACCGGAACCATTGCGTTCCGTCGTGGTGGCGATGACGAGGCGATCGTTGATGCAGGCTGATGCCAATGGTGGACGTCGTAATTTCTGGCTCCGTACGCTCGATCGTTTCGGTGTCGGGTTTGATTCATGA
- a CDS encoding ABC transporter ATP-binding protein — MAELLEIKELATEIRQRRNTIRAVDGVTLSVKRGETLGVVGESGCGKTMTALSIVRLLPAGGVIAGGSIKLDGEELVGASEARMRAVRGSKIGVVFQDPMTSLNPSKTIGWQIAESLVIHKAANKAAARKRALEVLDLVKIPAAAERLNDFPHQLSGGMRQRVMIAIALANSPELLIADEPTTALDVTIQAQILGLLDELKATLNMGLILVTHDLGVVAGRADRVMVMYAGRVVESTGTSQLFEQMRHPYTYSLFSSIPRIGDDRERVLATIPGLPPDLAHPPKGCRFAERCRFAQERCRAEDPVLEGDQHRFACWFPVDHEVRSAVLGVQERHAPRSLPHEPLLELKGLVKEYDIFAGALRRKVGSIHAVSGIDLTLYEGETVGIVGESGCGKSTLGRMMVGLERPTSGQILYRGEDIGSRSLSEMRKLRRNFQLMFQDPYASLDPRMRIGPALLEPVKVQHIGDGALQEARMYTLLDEVGLRRNAVERYPHEFSGGQRQRVGFARALMLEPGLVVADEPVSALDVSIRSQVLNMMRRLQARYGLTYALISHDLSVVSYLADRIGVMYLGEVVELGAASDIFASPAHPYTRGLLRSVPIPDPGIEREKARVGQIVGELPSPLSPPSGCRFHPRCPYATKECSTDHPTLRVIASGHTVACHHAERVLEDAWELEELVNAVDR; from the coding sequence ATGGCGGAGTTACTGGAGATCAAAGAACTGGCGACAGAGATTCGACAGCGTCGCAACACGATTCGCGCAGTCGATGGGGTGACGCTCTCAGTCAAGCGAGGTGAGACCCTTGGTGTGGTAGGCGAGTCGGGTTGCGGCAAGACGATGACGGCGCTCTCCATTGTCCGGCTTCTTCCAGCTGGAGGAGTGATCGCCGGAGGAAGTATCAAGCTTGATGGGGAGGAACTTGTTGGTGCCTCCGAAGCTCGGATGCGTGCGGTGCGTGGTAGCAAGATCGGGGTAGTCTTCCAGGACCCTATGACCAGCCTGAATCCGTCAAAAACCATTGGCTGGCAGATCGCTGAGTCGCTCGTCATCCACAAGGCAGCGAACAAGGCCGCAGCGCGCAAGCGAGCACTCGAAGTCCTTGACTTGGTGAAGATTCCAGCCGCCGCGGAACGGCTGAATGACTTCCCCCATCAACTGTCGGGTGGCATGCGACAGCGCGTCATGATTGCCATCGCATTAGCTAACTCCCCTGAGTTGTTGATCGCTGATGAACCAACGACGGCTCTTGACGTCACGATTCAGGCGCAGATCCTTGGTCTCCTTGATGAGCTGAAGGCAACCCTGAACATGGGTCTCATTCTGGTAACGCATGATTTGGGAGTCGTTGCCGGCCGTGCTGATCGAGTGATGGTGATGTATGCTGGTCGAGTCGTTGAGAGTACTGGTACTTCGCAGCTTTTTGAACAGATGCGCCACCCCTATACCTATTCGCTTTTCTCCTCCATTCCCCGGATTGGGGATGATCGTGAACGCGTCCTCGCGACCATTCCTGGCCTGCCACCGGATCTCGCCCACCCACCGAAGGGATGCCGCTTTGCCGAGCGTTGCCGCTTTGCTCAGGAGCGTTGCCGCGCAGAGGATCCGGTGTTAGAGGGTGATCAACATCGGTTCGCGTGTTGGTTTCCGGTCGATCATGAAGTGCGCTCGGCGGTACTCGGTGTTCAAGAGCGACATGCTCCTCGATCGTTACCCCATGAGCCTCTCCTCGAACTGAAAGGATTGGTGAAAGAGTACGATATCTTTGCAGGAGCATTGCGGCGCAAAGTGGGCAGTATCCATGCGGTCTCCGGTATCGATCTGACACTCTATGAGGGGGAGACCGTCGGCATCGTAGGTGAGTCGGGTTGTGGAAAGTCCACGCTCGGGCGGATGATGGTTGGTCTAGAGCGCCCCACTTCTGGTCAAATACTCTATCGTGGCGAGGACATCGGCTCGCGATCGTTGAGCGAGATGCGAAAGTTGCGTCGCAATTTCCAACTCATGTTCCAAGACCCTTATGCCTCCCTGGATCCTCGAATGAGGATTGGCCCGGCGTTGCTCGAGCCTGTAAAGGTGCAACATATTGGAGATGGAGCGCTACAGGAAGCACGAATGTATACCTTGTTAGACGAGGTAGGGCTGCGACGCAACGCCGTTGAACGGTATCCACACGAGTTCTCCGGTGGTCAGCGTCAGCGAGTGGGTTTTGCGCGAGCGTTGATGCTCGAGCCTGGATTGGTCGTCGCCGATGAGCCGGTCTCGGCACTCGATGTTTCGATCCGGAGCCAGGTGCTGAATATGATGCGGCGTCTACAGGCGCGGTATGGACTGACCTATGCACTGATATCCCACGACCTCTCGGTGGTCAGTTACTTGGCGGATCGGATTGGCGTGATGTACCTTGGAGAGGTCGTTGAACTCGGCGCTGCATCGGATATCTTTGCGAGTCCGGCACACCCCTACACACGCGGGCTCCTGCGGTCGGTTCCTATTCCCGACCCAGGGATTGAGCGAGAAAAAGCGAGAGTGGGCCAGATTGTGGGTGAGCTGCCTTCACCGCTCTCTCCACCCAGTGGCTGTCGTTTCCATCCGCGATGTCCATATGCGACGAAAGAGTGTTCCACCGACCATCCAACGTTGCGCGTTATAGCTTCAGGCCACACCGTCGCCTGCCACCACGCAGAACGGGTTTTGGAGGATGCTTGGGAGCTCGAAGAGCTTGTCAATGCGGTGGATCGCTAA
- a CDS encoding DsrE family protein, which translates to MNINQSNDTKLEVVIQLDTPDQEGWQQVLHQIENLLAEDDSASVEVVCSGRGTDLIRRDTTHLSIELNNLAARGISFVACNNSLRQRSIREDELFPFVTIVPSAIGELIRAQRDGKAYLKLV; encoded by the coding sequence ATGAACATAAATCAGTCAAACGACACCAAACTCGAAGTAGTAATCCAGCTCGACACCCCAGATCAGGAAGGCTGGCAACAGGTACTCCATCAGATAGAAAACCTCCTGGCTGAGGACGATTCTGCCTCGGTAGAGGTGGTCTGCTCTGGTAGGGGAACCGACCTTATTCGACGCGACACCACCCATCTCTCGATCGAGCTGAACAACCTCGCAGCCCGGGGTATTTCGTTTGTTGCCTGCAACAACTCTCTACGCCAACGGTCGATACGCGAAGATGAACTTTTCCCGTTTGTGACCATTGTGCCAAGTGCCATAGGAGAGCTCATTCGGGCTCAGCGTGACGGCAAGGCCTACCTGAAGCTGGTCTAA
- a CDS encoding ABC-F family ATP-binding cassette domain-containing protein, with the protein MLVHAKSLQFEYGARVLFDDLNLLVDKGDRVGLVGRNGAGKTTLMKILAGELEAKGILERAGSVGYLPQDPLAADPQLTALSRILSGRQLDDLFARLTELQQLMTETDASVQESATKEYGYVETLFASRDGYRAESDATVLANSLGIEAHVLSQPIGVLSGGQRRRIELARILFSEADLLLLDEPTNHLDADSINWLTDFLKNFSGGLIVISHDARLLESVVNRVAFLDPQRSTLDLYTLHYRAYLVARAEDEARRRHLYEVETTKATQLKRQADKMRGSTAKRARKAKVLDRRATRILDNVDDVRVSDKVANIRFPQPLPCTKTPIQANGLAKSYGSLEVISGIDLAIDRQSRVVILGLNGAGKTTLLRLLANVETPDAGDIHPGKGLVIGYYAQEHEMLNPNLTPLENLRKSAPADVTDTDLRQILGSFMFTSEMFNQPSGTLSGGEKTRLALATLVSQRANLLLLDEPTNNLDPASRDRVLAALRSYTGAIILVTHDPGAVEALQPERVLMLPDGVEDYWNEELLELVTLA; encoded by the coding sequence ATGCTTGTTCATGCCAAGTCACTACAGTTCGAATACGGTGCCCGAGTCCTCTTTGATGATCTCAACTTGCTGGTTGACAAGGGAGATCGAGTCGGTCTCGTCGGTCGCAACGGTGCTGGCAAGACCACCTTGATGAAGATTCTCGCCGGCGAACTCGAAGCCAAAGGGATCCTTGAGCGAGCGGGTAGCGTCGGGTATTTACCACAAGACCCCCTCGCCGCCGATCCACAGCTCACCGCACTCTCGCGGATTCTGTCGGGACGTCAACTTGATGATCTTTTTGCCAGACTTACCGAGCTCCAACAGCTTATGACGGAGACAGATGCCTCCGTCCAAGAAAGTGCTACCAAGGAGTATGGTTATGTGGAAACGCTCTTTGCCAGTCGAGACGGCTACCGTGCTGAATCCGATGCCACCGTGCTCGCGAACTCCCTCGGCATCGAAGCCCACGTTCTATCCCAGCCGATTGGGGTACTCAGCGGTGGACAACGACGACGGATAGAATTGGCACGTATCCTCTTCTCCGAAGCAGACCTCTTGTTGCTGGACGAGCCTACCAATCACCTGGATGCTGACTCCATCAACTGGTTGACGGACTTTTTGAAGAACTTCAGTGGCGGGCTGATCGTCATCTCCCACGACGCGAGGTTACTCGAATCCGTCGTCAATCGAGTTGCCTTCCTTGATCCACAGCGCTCGACGCTTGATCTATATACCCTCCACTATCGTGCCTATCTCGTCGCCCGCGCCGAGGACGAGGCCCGCCGACGGCACCTCTACGAGGTGGAGACGACCAAGGCGACCCAACTCAAACGTCAGGCCGATAAGATGCGTGGCTCCACAGCAAAACGTGCGCGCAAAGCCAAAGTTCTTGACCGACGGGCAACACGCATACTCGATAACGTCGACGATGTTCGCGTATCCGACAAGGTCGCCAATATCCGCTTCCCCCAACCCCTGCCCTGCACCAAGACTCCAATTCAAGCCAATGGACTTGCCAAGTCCTATGGCTCATTGGAGGTCATTAGCGGCATCGACCTTGCCATCGATCGGCAGTCCCGGGTCGTTATTCTCGGTCTTAATGGAGCAGGCAAGACAACACTCCTCAGGTTGCTGGCAAACGTGGAGACTCCCGATGCTGGTGACATCCATCCCGGAAAAGGTCTCGTCATCGGCTACTATGCCCAAGAGCATGAGATGCTCAACCCCAACCTTACCCCACTTGAAAACCTCCGCAAGAGCGCACCAGCTGATGTGACCGACACTGACTTACGGCAGATCCTCGGCTCATTCATGTTTACATCAGAGATGTTCAACCAACCGAGCGGGACCTTATCGGGTGGCGAGAAGACTCGCCTTGCCCTTGCCACACTCGTTTCGCAACGTGCCAACCTACTCCTGCTCGATGAACCGACCAACAACCTTGACCCGGCCAGCCGCGATCGCGTTCTTGCAGCACTCCGTAGCTACACGGGCGCTATCATACTGGTGACCCACGACCCAGGCGCCGTTGAGGCACTCCAGCCCGAGCGCGTCCTGATGTTACCAGACGGTGTTGAGGATTACTGGAACGAAGAGCTTTTGGAACTTGTGACGTTGGCTTAA
- a CDS encoding HAD-IIA family hydrolase gives MQWLLDLDGVVWTLDTPIGGSVEAITRLQELGHQVRFVTNNSSLSRTQYIDKLARFGVVANHEQILTSAMAAATLVKEGERVLAIGERGLIEELENVGADLVVPKRLEDAEGLDTVVLGWYRQFGYADMSNACVAIRSGARFLATNADPSYPLERLVVPGTGALVAAVVTATGAQPIFAGKPEDPMVQLVRPLLTDETIMVGDRLSTDGRFAARLGVEFGLVHSGVREEHDPDIPVSLQAGSLAAIVAMKVG, from the coding sequence ATGCAGTGGTTGCTCGATCTAGACGGGGTGGTGTGGACACTCGATACCCCGATTGGAGGTTCAGTTGAGGCGATCACGCGGCTGCAAGAACTTGGTCACCAAGTTCGCTTTGTGACGAATAATTCCTCCCTCTCACGAACCCAGTACATCGACAAATTAGCGCGGTTCGGTGTGGTGGCCAACCATGAGCAAATTCTCACTTCGGCGATGGCGGCTGCGACGTTGGTGAAGGAAGGGGAGCGCGTGCTCGCGATCGGCGAGCGAGGATTGATTGAGGAGCTTGAGAACGTTGGAGCCGATCTTGTTGTGCCAAAGCGACTGGAGGATGCCGAAGGGCTTGACACAGTAGTCTTGGGTTGGTACCGTCAATTTGGTTATGCCGATATGTCAAATGCTTGTGTGGCGATCCGCTCAGGTGCCCGATTCCTTGCGACGAATGCCGATCCGTCGTACCCGCTTGAGCGGCTTGTTGTTCCCGGAACGGGAGCGCTGGTCGCTGCGGTAGTAACCGCCACGGGTGCCCAACCAATTTTCGCTGGTAAACCTGAGGATCCTATGGTGCAGTTGGTCCGACCGTTATTGACGGATGAGACCATTATGGTTGGGGATCGCTTAAGTACTGATGGTCGTTTCGCAGCGCGCCTCGGTGTTGAGTTTGGGCTGGTGCATTCTGGGGTGCGCGAAGAGCATGATCCCGATATCCCGGTGAGTCTGCAGGCTGGCAGCTTGGCGGCAATAGTAGCGATGAAGGTGGGTTGA
- a CDS encoding NADP-dependent oxidoreductase, whose amino-acid sequence MARVLVLARRPVGVPTLDDFDEVVQEERLLGANDVRIEPVVFSVDPYLRGRMSDARSYVAPFELGGAISSAAIGRVVESNVEGCHVGELVRGEFPWATSVVADAATLWKLPAEGGVAPSAYLGALGMTGLTAYVGLVVLGKVTAEDEVLVTGAAGAVGSVVGQLAKLHGARVVGSAGGTTKVEELAKLGFSAGIDYRASEDFGQMLRAALPDGISLFFDNVGGSQFEAGLFRMKDFGRILLCGAISQYNDTEPPPGPRGFEGLVVRRRLQVQGFIVSDHLKLYREYLSLATQWVRSGQLQSLETVVDGFESLPNAFLSLFAGANVGKMLVRVSTE is encoded by the coding sequence ATGGCGCGGGTTTTGGTATTGGCTCGACGACCGGTTGGCGTCCCGACGTTGGATGACTTCGATGAAGTGGTTCAGGAAGAGCGTCTTCTTGGTGCCAACGATGTGCGTATCGAACCGGTGGTGTTCTCTGTCGACCCGTATCTTCGAGGTCGCATGTCGGACGCTCGTTCCTACGTTGCCCCCTTCGAACTGGGAGGCGCGATCAGTTCAGCTGCGATTGGTAGAGTCGTCGAGTCCAATGTCGAGGGTTGTCACGTGGGTGAACTGGTCCGGGGAGAGTTTCCCTGGGCCACTTCCGTTGTCGCCGATGCGGCAACGTTATGGAAGCTTCCGGCGGAAGGAGGCGTCGCACCCTCGGCATATCTTGGTGCTCTTGGCATGACTGGGTTGACGGCCTATGTGGGTTTGGTCGTATTGGGCAAGGTAACTGCTGAGGATGAAGTGTTGGTGACGGGCGCCGCAGGAGCGGTCGGTTCGGTCGTTGGCCAACTCGCAAAGCTACATGGTGCTCGTGTCGTCGGTTCCGCTGGCGGAACGACGAAGGTGGAAGAGCTTGCCAAGCTTGGTTTTAGTGCCGGAATTGATTATCGTGCCAGCGAGGACTTTGGCCAAATGTTGCGTGCTGCATTGCCTGATGGCATCAGCTTGTTCTTTGACAACGTGGGTGGCTCCCAGTTTGAAGCGGGACTATTCCGTATGAAAGACTTTGGACGTATTCTGCTGTGTGGGGCGATATCCCAGTACAATGACACCGAGCCGCCCCCTGGCCCGCGAGGTTTCGAGGGGCTGGTGGTGCGTCGACGCCTGCAAGTGCAAGGTTTTATTGTTTCAGATCATTTGAAACTTTATCGCGAGTACCTGTCTCTGGCTACCCAGTGGGTGCGCTCGGGGCAGTTGCAGTCTCTTGAAACGGTCGTTGATGGCTTTGAAAGTCTTCCTAATGCCTTCCTGTCCTTGTTCGCTGGAGCGAATGTCGGCAAAATGCTCGTGCGGGTCTCTACCGAGTAA
- a CDS encoding LacI family DNA-binding transcriptional regulator gives MGDRPTIYAVAARCGVSTTTVSRVMQDETFGSERTRQRVLATALELGWVPNGAARGLASRRAGIVGLLFPDLGEPDVGQEESPLYVDQVIRGAERVATHAGQAVLIAALKASGGKNLAYSVASKVDGLVIMSRSLADKDVAAIARMVPVVLLAHRPGRRSLDHVAVDNRTGARDITTHLLAVHGYESVVFVGGPEGSPDSSERFAGFCEALAQAGRTLPLHPAAEGGFTELGGRTAMERLLAGGRPPRAIVFGNDEMAIGAMSVLRSAGMNVPGDIAITGFDNISVSRHVTPPLTTVRQPMRELGEAAIELLLARIRQPDATRKTLYLSTELILRESCGCASGLSLISE, from the coding sequence TTGGGTGATCGTCCAACGATCTATGCGGTTGCTGCGCGCTGTGGTGTCTCTACAACGACCGTGTCTCGCGTCATGCAGGATGAGACTTTTGGCTCCGAACGTACTCGTCAGCGCGTTCTTGCTACCGCATTGGAGCTAGGTTGGGTGCCAAACGGCGCCGCACGAGGCCTGGCATCTCGTAGGGCGGGCATTGTCGGGCTCCTGTTCCCCGATCTCGGAGAACCCGATGTGGGCCAGGAGGAATCACCTCTTTATGTCGATCAGGTCATCCGTGGAGCAGAGCGTGTAGCTACGCATGCTGGTCAGGCTGTCCTGATTGCCGCACTGAAAGCATCTGGCGGGAAGAATCTTGCGTATTCTGTTGCGAGTAAGGTCGATGGCCTTGTTATCATGTCACGAAGCCTTGCTGATAAGGATGTTGCGGCGATTGCAAGAATGGTGCCGGTTGTATTGCTGGCGCATCGACCTGGACGACGTTCGCTGGATCATGTTGCAGTAGACAACCGTACTGGTGCGCGCGACATCACAACTCACCTGCTTGCGGTGCACGGATATGAAAGTGTCGTCTTTGTTGGGGGCCCCGAGGGTTCGCCGGACTCCAGTGAGCGGTTCGCGGGGTTTTGTGAAGCGCTTGCGCAAGCTGGACGAACTTTACCTCTTCATCCTGCTGCCGAGGGTGGATTTACTGAGCTTGGGGGACGAACGGCCATGGAGCGACTACTTGCTGGTGGTCGGCCGCCCAGAGCGATTGTTTTTGGAAATGATGAGATGGCAATTGGGGCCATGAGTGTCTTGCGATCGGCGGGTATGAACGTGCCTGGTGATATAGCGATTACAGGGTTCGATAATATCTCCGTTTCACGACATGTCACTCCGCCGTTGACCACCGTGCGACAGCCGATGCGTGAGTTGGGTGAGGCAGCGATCGAGCTGTTGCTCGCTCGAATACGCCAGCCGGACGCGACCAGGAAGACACTCTATCTCTCCACTGAGTTGATATTGCGTGAGAGCTGCGGCTGTGCAAGCGGCTTGTCGTTGATTAGTGAATGA
- a CDS encoding ABC transporter substrate-binding protein, whose translation MNGKMNMYRKSWSKSGHQGSRLALMTKLGVMTGVLSLTLAACGASNSSSASSATTSPAGSTTSQLTIEGTTAPVTVNNLNPYNGNFGVDLMYNSLMLVDPINGTLSPELATSFKAVNATTLEFTLRKGVKWSNGTNFTPADVVFTFDMLKKYPALDGGGVWDQLSSVTASGDTIIFKLSVPDVPLNLSLASVPIVSQAVWSKVANPVTYTATSPVVTGPYTFDSYAPTKSVFKKNPLSFEASDVKPETVAFLVGSSSQSTNELLVANDTYDFSYNYFPDVQTTYVARNPKYNKYWFPAGGVVALFMNLTEAPFNNPDFRRGISYAINRQAVENKAVFGVEAVAPQTGLILPGEQAWTDPSIPNNGLITQNDATALKYFKLAGYTEKGGKLVNGSGQQVSFSIMEPNNYSDWVGAAQQIATDLGKVGMNVTLNEPTSAVYTTDTEAGEFQAAMGSFGGSGSAYSTFNPILNSSFAAPIKSAAVSNWERFKSTQVDSELASLAAATSTPAMIKATYPLQRLMYTQAPIVDLYYGGMWGMFTTKHWVGWPSASNPYTLPATWDDDLLAILMHVRPS comes from the coding sequence ATGAATGGGAAGATGAATATGTATCGAAAGAGTTGGTCGAAGAGCGGTCACCAAGGTTCGCGGCTAGCGTTGATGACCAAATTAGGAGTAATGACCGGAGTTCTGTCACTGACGCTTGCCGCTTGTGGTGCTTCGAATTCATCGAGTGCCAGTTCGGCCACGACATCCCCTGCGGGTTCGACGACCAGCCAACTCACAATTGAGGGGACCACTGCACCAGTTACTGTGAACAATTTGAATCCATATAACGGCAATTTTGGTGTTGACTTGATGTACAACTCCCTGATGTTGGTAGACCCTATCAATGGTACGTTGTCTCCAGAGTTGGCGACATCCTTCAAGGCGGTGAATGCCACGACCTTGGAGTTCACGTTGCGCAAGGGTGTGAAGTGGAGCAATGGCACGAATTTCACTCCTGCAGACGTGGTTTTCACCTTTGATATGTTAAAGAAGTATCCAGCACTCGACGGTGGGGGCGTCTGGGATCAGCTATCCTCGGTCACCGCTTCGGGCGACACGATTATCTTTAAACTCAGTGTTCCCGATGTGCCATTGAATCTCTCGTTAGCATCGGTACCGATCGTCTCACAAGCCGTGTGGTCAAAGGTCGCCAATCCCGTCACCTATACAGCTACCTCACCGGTGGTCACTGGTCCGTATACCTTCGATAGTTATGCACCAACAAAGTCGGTCTTCAAGAAGAATCCCCTCTCCTTCGAGGCAAGCGACGTGAAGCCGGAGACTGTAGCGTTCCTCGTTGGTTCCTCTAGCCAATCTACGAACGAGCTGTTGGTTGCCAATGATACGTATGACTTCTCGTATAACTATTTCCCTGACGTACAGACGACGTATGTGGCACGGAATCCGAAATACAACAAGTATTGGTTCCCTGCCGGAGGTGTGGTGGCACTGTTCATGAACCTCACCGAGGCGCCGTTTAACAACCCTGATTTTCGTCGTGGCATCTCCTACGCTATCAACCGGCAAGCGGTAGAGAACAAAGCGGTCTTTGGTGTGGAGGCGGTCGCTCCGCAAACGGGTCTGATTCTCCCTGGCGAGCAAGCCTGGACGGATCCATCCATTCCTAACAATGGACTTATTACGCAAAACGATGCCACCGCGTTGAAGTACTTCAAGTTGGCCGGCTACACCGAGAAGGGTGGGAAGTTGGTCAATGGATCTGGCCAACAAGTGAGTTTCTCGATTATGGAGCCCAATAACTACAGTGACTGGGTGGGAGCTGCTCAACAGATAGCCACCGATTTAGGGAAGGTAGGCATGAATGTCACGCTGAACGAACCGACATCAGCTGTCTATACGACTGATACGGAGGCGGGTGAATTCCAGGCTGCGATGGGAAGTTTTGGTGGCAGCGGTAGCGCGTATAGCACGTTCAACCCCATTCTGAATAGCTCCTTTGCTGCGCCTATCAAATCAGCTGCAGTGAGTAACTGGGAGCGCTTTAAGAGTACCCAGGTGGATTCCGAGTTAGCGAGTCTTGCGGCAGCGACCAGCACCCCTGCAATGATCAAGGCAACATATCCATTGCAACGGCTGATGTACACGCAGGCACCGATTGTTGATCTCTATTACGGGGGCATGTGGGGTATGTTCACCACCAAGCATTGGGTTGGTTGGCCATCGGCGAGCAATCCCTACACGTTGCCTGCCACATGGGATGATGATCTGCTCGCTATTCTGATGCACGTGCGTCCCTCGTAA